The Mesorhizobium huakuii genome has a segment encoding these proteins:
- a CDS encoding RES family NAD+ phosphorylase has translation MPGVPPPPDFARAKLEIETILRGRSFGRIYWSTYPDPLGYGKSPSRFSDPRRRLDANRFGVLYLGDSLKVCFLETVLRDRREGILDDLPIEEVELTRRRYAEIATTTDLRLVDLRGDNAVRTGVPTDVVRAQRQNLARRWSLAFHKHPSEPDGIIYPSRLNEATNLAIYDRAVPKLQAKHVTALLGARGLAQVLEDFRVGLV, from the coding sequence ATGCCCGGCGTTCCACCTCCACCCGATTTCGCGCGCGCAAAGCTCGAAATCGAGACCATACTGCGGGGTCGGTCGTTCGGTCGGATCTATTGGAGCACCTATCCTGATCCATTGGGGTACGGGAAGTCGCCGAGCCGGTTCAGCGATCCTCGACGCCGTCTTGACGCCAACCGGTTTGGCGTTCTTTACCTCGGTGACTCCCTGAAGGTGTGCTTCCTAGAGACCGTGCTACGCGACCGCCGCGAAGGAATCCTTGACGATCTTCCAATAGAGGAGGTGGAGCTGACCCGACGGCGCTACGCGGAGATCGCGACCACGACAGACCTACGCCTGGTCGATCTCAGAGGCGACAATGCCGTTCGGACGGGTGTGCCGACCGATGTCGTTCGGGCACAGCGCCAGAACCTGGCACGCCGGTGGTCTCTGGCGTTTCACAAGCACCCATCTGAGCCCGACGGGATCATTTATCCCTCGCGCCTCAATGAGGCGACCAATCTTGCCATTTACGATCGCGCGGTACCGAAGCTTCAGGCGAAGCATGTTACGGCCCTTCTCGGCGCGCGAGGGCTGGCTCAGGTTCTGGAGGATTTCAGAGTGGGGTTGGTGTAA
- a CDS encoding ABC-three component system protein: MSGITSQFSAAEPGLGYIFQSRYALLRMFDLPEDGEVYIERNDDVEFVAADGQVSLGSLKHKAKGESLSDLSVDFWKSVRVWVSYYKSSGRSGSNARFILYSTASVSPGSFLQHFVGAGGSSELRATEAASALASSVSKDIDKVKADLEGLTTVEAQDFYGRITISPSTPRIDDIPALIDQRLRTTRKEDREALFSRLEGWWSDLVILVLTGKAGPSIKVQEVSDKLVLLAEQFRSDNLPIDFQNKKPGDIDPSNDKRTFVIQLHALKLSEKRIQHAIIDYYRAFEQRSLWARERLVIAGEIEEYEDRLVEEWDRHKAILCEKINEGSHDDACVEAGNALYLWALTNTSHLRIRERVTEPYVVRGAFQMLANDRPTPRVHWHPRFLERLVKILEAAA; encoded by the coding sequence ATGAGCGGCATCACGTCCCAATTCTCTGCAGCAGAACCAGGTCTCGGCTATATCTTCCAGTCCAGATATGCCCTGCTCAGGATGTTTGATTTGCCTGAGGATGGCGAAGTCTACATCGAGCGGAACGATGACGTCGAGTTCGTTGCGGCAGATGGCCAGGTGTCGCTGGGCTCGCTCAAGCACAAGGCCAAGGGTGAGAGCCTTTCCGATCTTTCCGTGGATTTCTGGAAGTCGGTTCGGGTGTGGGTGAGTTATTATAAATCGTCGGGCAGGTCGGGTTCCAACGCCAGGTTCATCCTGTACAGCACCGCCAGCGTCTCCCCAGGTTCGTTCTTGCAACATTTCGTTGGTGCAGGTGGGTCGAGTGAACTCCGCGCCACCGAGGCCGCCAGCGCCCTGGCCTCCAGCGTGTCCAAGGACATCGACAAGGTGAAGGCAGACCTCGAAGGCCTCACCACCGTCGAGGCCCAGGATTTCTACGGGCGCATCACGATCTCGCCGAGCACTCCGCGGATCGATGATATCCCAGCGCTGATCGACCAACGACTGCGCACGACCAGAAAGGAGGATCGCGAGGCCCTATTCTCCCGGCTGGAGGGGTGGTGGTCGGATTTGGTGATCCTTGTCCTCACTGGCAAGGCAGGGCCGTCTATAAAGGTCCAGGAAGTCTCTGATAAGCTAGTGCTCCTGGCAGAACAGTTCAGATCGGACAATCTGCCGATCGATTTCCAGAACAAGAAGCCCGGCGACATCGATCCATCCAACGACAAACGCACGTTCGTTATCCAGCTCCATGCCCTAAAGCTTTCGGAGAAGAGGATACAGCACGCAATCATCGACTATTATCGCGCCTTCGAGCAGCGTTCCCTCTGGGCGCGTGAACGATTGGTCATAGCTGGCGAAATTGAGGAATACGAAGATCGCCTGGTAGAGGAGTGGGATAGGCACAAGGCCATCCTTTGCGAGAAGATCAACGAGGGAAGCCACGATGACGCCTGTGTCGAGGCGGGCAACGCGCTTTATCTGTGGGCGCTGACCAACACCTCACACCTGCGGATACGCGAGAGGGTCACCGAGCCCTACGTTGTGCGAGGCGCCTTTCAGATGCTGGCCAATGACCGACCTACACCGAGGGTGCATTGGCATCCGAGGTTTCTTGAACGCCTCGTCAAGATACTGGAGGCGGCAGCATGA
- a CDS encoding three component ABC system middle component, with the protein MKHWDRRPIEVRNLFNPAFCGLVLYRAMATFQEIDDRGMPFSMSLLILPLTLQRQSREVIQRGNKNFLLKVIADHPELQVDFGQRCIDIFPFTLEALGVLNSVGTMSVQSEGRLIVVGDGVKKTVTGTEESKATQRAAAFLGKQFARIGHSSTIYSTMGIRP; encoded by the coding sequence ATGAAGCACTGGGACAGGCGACCGATCGAGGTAAGAAACCTCTTCAATCCGGCCTTCTGTGGGCTCGTACTATACAGGGCCATGGCCACGTTTCAGGAGATCGATGACAGGGGCATGCCGTTCTCCATGTCATTGTTGATCCTGCCGTTGACGTTGCAGCGGCAGTCGCGTGAAGTCATCCAACGTGGCAATAAGAATTTTCTGCTCAAGGTCATCGCCGATCATCCGGAATTGCAGGTCGATTTTGGCCAACGGTGCATCGACATTTTCCCATTCACGCTTGAGGCTTTGGGAGTGCTCAACAGTGTCGGCACGATGAGCGTGCAGTCCGAAGGACGGCTAATCGTAGTGGGCGATGGCGTTAAAAAGACCGTCACCGGCACGGAGGAATCCAAAGCCACTCAACGCGCCGCGGCTTTCCTGGGCAAGCAATTTGCGCGCATTGGTCACAGCAGCACCATTTATTCAACCATGGGCATACGGCCATGA